A single Sporosarcina sp. FSL W8-0480 DNA region contains:
- a CDS encoding LysE/ArgO family amino acid transporter: protein MIEAVLHGAILALGLIIPLGAQNVFVFNQGALQPRLVKALPVVVTAGICDTILIVAAVSGVSLLILTFQWLETIIFAVGILFLIFIGISLWRSAPSAAIAEEERFSPKKQIMFAASVSLLNPHAILDTIGVIGSNALSYSGETRVAFTLTTIIISWCWFFGLALAGRLLGKMDTRGKFIGLLNKISAFVVWGVAVYMAFRIWGKFF from the coding sequence ATGATTGAGGCGGTTTTGCATGGTGCAATCTTGGCCCTCGGGTTGATAATCCCGTTGGGGGCTCAAAATGTGTTTGTGTTCAATCAGGGGGCATTGCAACCGAGGTTGGTGAAGGCACTGCCTGTGGTCGTTACTGCAGGGATTTGCGATACGATATTAATCGTGGCGGCCGTTTCGGGCGTCTCGTTACTCATTTTGACGTTCCAGTGGCTGGAAACAATTATTTTTGCAGTAGGAATCTTGTTTTTAATCTTCATCGGAATTTCCCTTTGGCGGAGTGCCCCATCCGCGGCAATAGCGGAAGAGGAACGATTTTCTCCCAAAAAGCAAATCATGTTCGCTGCATCGGTATCCTTATTGAACCCTCATGCAATCCTTGATACGATCGGCGTCATCGGTTCGAACGCGTTAAGTTATTCAGGGGAGACTCGAGTTGCGTTCACGTTGACGACAATCATCATTTCATGGTGTTGGTTTTTCGGGCTCGCACTTGCAGGAAGGCTGCTTGGCAAGATGGATACAAGAGGGAAATTCATTGGCTTGTTGAATAAAATCTCCGCTTTCGTCGTATGGGGAGTTGCGGTGTATATGGCATTCCGGATATGGGGCAAGTTTTTTTGA
- a CDS encoding ABC transporter ATP-binding protein, translating to MEIVHVSNLQKAYGAHKVLRGIDFKAQAGEIIGVIGKNGAGKSTFLEILMTLKSYDEGNVLLFDKELRTLSYSGLENVRKDISAVLQPTQFYKTLKVAELLKLFKTYYKSPVDIEQIIIDFKLQPHRKKYFDKLSGGWKQIVSLAIAFLSEPKMLILDEPTTGLDPHMRNMLWMYISEYNKRTGGTVILTTHNMDEVELYCDKVMLLNDGVNEVFDTTQGILSSGYKSINDFYLSKVSI from the coding sequence ATGGAGATTGTTCATGTTAGCAATTTGCAAAAAGCTTATGGGGCGCACAAAGTATTACGGGGCATTGATTTCAAAGCACAGGCTGGAGAAATCATCGGCGTAATCGGGAAAAACGGTGCAGGTAAATCAACATTCCTTGAAATCCTGATGACTTTGAAATCGTATGACGAAGGGAATGTACTGTTATTCGATAAAGAACTTCGGACCTTATCATATAGCGGGCTCGAGAACGTACGAAAAGATATATCTGCTGTATTGCAACCTACTCAATTTTATAAAACACTAAAAGTCGCGGAGCTTCTAAAGCTCTTCAAAACGTATTACAAATCACCTGTCGATATTGAGCAAATCATCATCGACTTCAAACTTCAGCCGCACCGGAAGAAATACTTCGATAAGCTATCCGGTGGATGGAAACAAATTGTCAGTCTTGCAATCGCCTTTTTATCCGAGCCAAAAATGCTTATTTTAGATGAACCGACGACCGGTCTCGATCCCCATATGCGGAATATGCTTTGGATGTACATTTCCGAGTACAACAAGCGTACAGGCGGCACGGTCATTTTAACGACACATAATATGGATGAAGTCGAACTCTATTGCGATAAAGTGATGCTTCTGAATGACGGAGTCAATGAAGTGTTCGATACGACTCAAGGGATTTTATCTTCGGGTTATAAATCTATCAACGATTTTTATCTTTCAAAGGTATCCATTTAA
- a CDS encoding AAA family ATPase, with protein MIIMINGAFGVGKTSVANELLRRLDGAMLFDPEAIGFMLRHIIPQEMKLDREKTGDFQDLEMWRPLTVEVAKQLRETYGKDLIVPMTIYNKDYFNTIHGGFRRIDPETYHFCLVAKKETIHQRLIERGEEEGNWCFQQTDKCLSGFEDFRFEQFIQTDDTGIEEIANFICKETAVKSINN; from the coding sequence ATGATTATTATGATCAACGGGGCGTTTGGTGTCGGGAAGACATCGGTTGCAAATGAACTATTGCGTAGATTGGACGGAGCTATGCTATTTGATCCGGAAGCGATTGGGTTCATGCTGAGGCATATTATCCCGCAAGAAATGAAATTGGATAGAGAGAAAACCGGGGATTTTCAAGACTTGGAAATGTGGAGGCCATTGACGGTCGAAGTGGCAAAACAGCTTCGCGAGACGTATGGGAAAGACTTGATCGTGCCGATGACGATTTACAATAAGGACTATTTTAATACAATCCATGGTGGTTTTAGGCGAATTGATCCTGAAACGTATCATTTCTGTTTGGTCGCTAAAAAGGAGACTATCCATCAACGACTCATTGAACGTGGGGAAGAGGAAGGCAATTGGTGCTTCCAGCAGACGGATAAATGCCTATCAGGGTTTGAGGACTTCCGTTTTGAACAATTCATACAAACTGACGATACCGGGATTGAAGAAATTGCTAATTTCATTTGCAAGGAGACTGCAGTTAAGTCGATAAATAACTGA
- a CDS encoding IS256 family transposase, with protein MAQLNFNLDMDVLKDSVMNSNIDAVVKSTIVLVLNEYMEMERDEYLNAASYERSADRVDYRNGYYERDFTMSIGKITLKVPRTRQGDFAPSVFERYARCDQALVLSMLEMVVNGVSTRKVTKIVEQLCGKSVSKSFVSSLTAKLDPIVNEWANRPLNTNFYPYLFVDAMYIKVREHNRVVSKAVYIALGVDKEGRREILGLKVDHNESYKSWSSFFQHLISRGLQSPKLVVSDAHEGLKKAIQEDFLGTSWQRCNVHFKRNIVEAFPKKDNQEAISLLKSIFAAEDMDTVRSLKELFFEKYEENPKYQKALKILDEGFEDSIQYMNFPIAHRKSIRSTNGVERLNEEIRRRERVIRIFPNTQSAFRLIGAVLISYVESNKYWNKRLFTAKKS; from the coding sequence ATGGCCCAACTTAATTTTAACCTAGATATGGATGTTTTAAAAGACTCTGTGATGAATTCAAACATTGATGCTGTCGTCAAATCCACAATCGTTTTAGTCCTGAACGAATACATGGAAATGGAACGGGATGAGTACTTGAACGCTGCGTCCTACGAGCGTTCTGCCGACCGTGTAGATTATCGAAACGGATATTATGAGCGTGATTTTACCATGAGTATCGGAAAGATTACTTTGAAGGTTCCCCGTACTCGCCAAGGTGATTTCGCTCCCTCAGTCTTTGAAAGATATGCGCGATGTGACCAAGCCCTTGTTCTATCCATGCTTGAAATGGTTGTGAATGGGGTGTCAACACGAAAAGTCACCAAGATTGTTGAACAGCTTTGCGGTAAGAGTGTGTCAAAATCATTCGTTTCCTCCCTTACAGCGAAACTGGATCCCATTGTCAATGAATGGGCAAATCGTCCTTTGAATACAAACTTTTATCCTTACTTATTTGTGGACGCAATGTACATTAAAGTTAGGGAGCACAACCGTGTAGTCTCTAAAGCCGTCTACATCGCTTTGGGAGTGGACAAGGAAGGTCGTCGGGAAATCTTAGGGTTGAAAGTAGATCATAACGAAAGTTATAAGAGTTGGTCCTCCTTTTTCCAACATCTTATTTCAAGAGGTCTACAATCACCAAAACTGGTTGTTTCCGATGCCCATGAAGGTCTTAAAAAAGCCATTCAAGAGGATTTTTTAGGAACCTCTTGGCAGCGATGCAATGTCCACTTCAAACGCAACATCGTAGAAGCTTTCCCTAAAAAGGACAACCAGGAAGCAATCAGTCTACTAAAAAGCATATTTGCCGCAGAAGATATGGACACCGTGCGAAGTCTGAAAGAGCTGTTCTTTGAAAAGTACGAAGAGAATCCCAAGTACCAAAAAGCATTAAAAATACTTGACGAGGGATTTGAAGACTCAATCCAATACATGAATTTTCCTATCGCCCATCGCAAGTCGATACGAAGCACTAATGGTGTAGAAAGGCTGAATGAAGAGATCCGCAGGCGTGAAAGAGTTATCCGGATCTTCCCGAATACCCAATCCGCTTTTAGGTTGATTGGCGCCGTACTCATCAGTTATGTCGAATCAAATAAATACTGGAATAAACGATTGTTTACAGCTAAAAAGTCGTAA
- a CDS encoding NUDIX hydrolase — protein sequence MSTQWLNWAKRIQALSQSGLAFSKDIYDIERYEELRKISVEIIAEYTNLDMNKIEDLFANETGYQTPKVDVRGVVFKNDQILMVKENIDDKWALPGGFCDIELSPTENVVKEIKEESGYDVIPVKIIALLDKNKHPHPPEPYHYYKIFIMCEIIGGGPAVGPETNQVEFFSKNNLPPLSKNRNTESQIITMFEFLWNPHKETVFD from the coding sequence ATGAGTACACAATGGTTGAATTGGGCAAAAAGAATTCAGGCATTGTCTCAGTCGGGATTAGCCTTTTCAAAAGATATTTATGATATAGAGCGTTACGAGGAGTTACGAAAAATTAGTGTTGAGATAATAGCGGAGTATACCAATCTTGATATGAATAAAATTGAAGACTTGTTCGCTAATGAAACAGGCTATCAAACTCCGAAAGTAGATGTTCGAGGTGTCGTATTTAAAAATGATCAAATCTTAATGGTGAAAGAGAACATAGATGATAAATGGGCTTTGCCGGGTGGATTTTGCGACATAGAACTATCTCCTACTGAGAATGTAGTAAAGGAGATTAAAGAGGAATCCGGATACGATGTAATTCCAGTAAAAATAATTGCCTTATTAGATAAAAACAAGCACCCTCATCCTCCAGAACCATATCATTACTATAAGATTTTCATCATGTGTGAAATTATTGGAGGAGGTCCAGCTGTGGGACCGGAAACGAACCAAGTTGAGTTCTTTTCTAAGAACAATTTACCCCCACTCTCTAAAAATCGAAATACCGAGTCCCAAATTATAACTATGTTTGAATTCTTATGGAATCCTCATAAGGAAACGGTTTTTGATTGA
- a CDS encoding class I SAM-dependent rRNA methyltransferase, whose translation MTKTIDVQVNAQSIAAFKKGYPLILKDAVVNPEVLKEEGTLIRLIDKYRKFVAKGYYGNQNKGIGWVLTRDDNEEIDFEFFESRISGALSRRESFFEDSETTAFRVFNGEGDGIGGLTIDYFDGFYMVSWYSEGIYSMKHHVYGVLDKLVDYKAIYEKKRFDTKGQYIEQDDFVKGTPGDFPIIVKENGMNFAVDLNDGAMTGIFLDQRDVRKALRDKYSDGKHVLNTFSYTGAFSVAAALGGARETTSVDLAKRSLPKTIEQFSVNGIDYEAQNIKVMDVFDYFRYAKRHELKFDVVVLDPPSFARSKKYTFSTAKDYPALLEDAIAITEKNGIIVASTNNASFSMKKFKSFIDKGFADAGSRYKILEESSLPKDFRTNRDFPEFNYLKVVILQKLK comes from the coding sequence ATGACGAAAACAATAGATGTACAAGTAAATGCACAAAGTATAGCGGCGTTTAAGAAGGGATATCCACTTATATTAAAGGATGCTGTGGTGAATCCGGAAGTGCTGAAAGAGGAAGGCACGCTCATCCGCTTAATCGATAAATACCGTAAGTTTGTCGCGAAAGGCTATTATGGCAATCAAAACAAAGGTATCGGATGGGTATTGACGAGGGATGACAATGAGGAGATTGACTTTGAATTTTTCGAATCAAGGATCTCAGGAGCCCTTTCACGCCGAGAGTCTTTTTTCGAAGATAGCGAGACGACCGCATTCCGTGTCTTCAATGGTGAAGGCGATGGGATCGGCGGATTGACAATCGATTATTTTGACGGCTTTTACATGGTCAGCTGGTATAGTGAAGGCATCTACTCGATGAAGCATCACGTTTATGGAGTTTTGGACAAACTTGTGGACTACAAGGCAATCTATGAGAAAAAGCGATTCGATACGAAAGGCCAATACATCGAGCAGGATGATTTCGTGAAGGGTACGCCTGGAGATTTCCCAATCATTGTAAAAGAAAATGGCATGAACTTTGCTGTTGATTTGAATGATGGGGCTATGACGGGCATTTTCCTCGATCAGCGAGATGTGAGGAAAGCGTTGCGCGACAAATATTCAGACGGCAAGCATGTGCTGAATACATTTTCGTATACAGGTGCGTTTTCGGTTGCTGCAGCTCTCGGTGGTGCACGTGAGACGACGAGCGTCGATTTGGCAAAGCGCAGTTTGCCGAAGACAATTGAGCAGTTCAGCGTGAATGGCATTGATTATGAAGCGCAAAACATTAAAGTGATGGACGTGTTTGATTATTTCCGTTACGCGAAACGCCACGAGCTGAAATTTGACGTCGTCGTTCTCGACCCGCCAAGTTTTGCACGTTCGAAGAAATATACATTCAGCACAGCAAAGGATTATCCGGCGCTGCTTGAAGATGCTATTGCTATTACGGAAAAGAACGGCATCATCGTTGCTTCAACGAATAACGCAAGCTTCAGCATGAAGAAGTTCAAGTCGTTTATCGATAAAGGATTTGCGGATGCCGGTTCACGGTATAAAATTCTTGAGGAATCCTCATTGCCAAAAGATTTCCGTACAAACCGCGACTTCCCGGAATTTAACTATTTAAAGGTTGTCATCTTACAGAAGCTGAAATAA
- a CDS encoding methyl-accepting chemotaxis protein: MTVGKKLWLGFLAILSIVLFVGASGLWALYKLNAEYRYLIDDKIKNVIAMEQLLSAQHADAKNIRGYIIYQEQTYVEQRTEIMESIKGHIKELDKALHTPSAHEMMKNVKETSKSAEQISELIIRDVHSGNMESAMNLAKEVSYYQEKVSANLQQLIHQQESEKKNTEEQLQTVLKWIYVSIVGLIGVAVITSIIIARIISNSIARPVRNMTASLAQLANGDFTSGPILVHNKDEIGDMAIALNGMTDDLRGILKTVKDSAILLANHAEELSASSEESLAASKTVAEITERNLIASDEQVGKVNDSTRSLNEMLKGIDHISNDNEKMQHASTEVAGHVLDGASKMKDLTSQMAEISSSIQRSSNTIGQLATQSEKIREVTTVITKMAEQTNLLALNAAIEAARAGEHGKGFAVVANEVRHLADQSKQSAADIGRLIDEIVHSVERTIVTAEEGYLFVAKGRELSERTGYVFQQIESATGMMNGAMNAVSTTIKEVRSMTDIISAESIDVQNLALQTLTEAQSASAATEEQLSANSEISMNAQALAILAERLLRDVNRFKIAE; encoded by the coding sequence ATGACAGTCGGAAAGAAGTTATGGCTTGGATTTTTAGCAATACTATCAATCGTTCTCTTTGTAGGGGCGTCTGGCCTCTGGGCCCTATATAAATTGAATGCAGAATACCGTTATTTAATTGACGACAAAATAAAAAACGTCATCGCCATGGAACAACTATTGTCAGCCCAACATGCGGATGCAAAAAACATCCGTGGCTACATCATTTACCAAGAGCAAACATACGTGGAACAACGAACAGAAATTATGGAATCCATTAAGGGACATATAAAAGAGTTGGACAAAGCATTACATACTCCATCCGCCCATGAAATGATGAAAAACGTGAAGGAGACATCTAAGAGCGCGGAACAAATTAGTGAACTCATCATCCGAGATGTTCACTCGGGGAATATGGAAAGCGCTATGAACTTGGCAAAGGAAGTATCCTACTACCAGGAGAAGGTTTCGGCCAATCTTCAACAGCTGATTCACCAGCAAGAATCTGAAAAGAAAAATACTGAAGAGCAGCTACAAACCGTGTTGAAGTGGATATATGTAAGTATTGTAGGCTTGATCGGTGTTGCAGTCATAACAAGTATCATCATAGCCCGAATCATTAGCAATAGCATCGCTCGACCGGTACGAAATATGACTGCGTCTCTTGCACAACTCGCAAACGGAGATTTTACTTCCGGGCCGATTTTAGTCCACAACAAAGATGAAATAGGGGATATGGCTATCGCACTTAATGGGATGACGGATGACTTGAGGGGAATTCTGAAGACTGTCAAAGACTCTGCTATTCTGCTTGCTAACCATGCGGAGGAATTATCCGCAAGCTCGGAGGAAAGCTTAGCCGCCTCGAAAACAGTTGCAGAAATAACGGAGCGGAATTTGATTGCGAGTGATGAACAGGTCGGAAAAGTGAATGATTCCACTCGTTCTTTGAATGAAATGCTAAAAGGGATTGACCATATTAGCAACGATAATGAAAAGATGCAACATGCTTCAACGGAAGTTGCTGGCCACGTTTTAGATGGGGCTTCAAAGATGAAAGATTTAACAAGCCAAATGGCGGAAATTAGTTCCTCCATTCAGAGGTCATCCAACACAATCGGTCAACTAGCGACCCAATCGGAAAAAATCCGCGAAGTGACGACTGTTATAACAAAGATGGCAGAGCAGACAAACCTATTAGCGTTGAATGCGGCAATTGAAGCCGCACGAGCGGGTGAACATGGTAAAGGGTTTGCTGTTGTAGCCAATGAGGTGCGCCATCTTGCGGATCAATCGAAACAGTCAGCAGCAGATATTGGGAGATTAATCGATGAGATAGTGCATAGTGTTGAAAGAACGATTGTAACTGCAGAAGAAGGCTATTTATTTGTTGCGAAAGGAAGGGAACTGTCGGAAAGAACGGGGTATGTGTTTCAGCAGATTGAAAGTGCAACAGGAATGATGAACGGTGCAATGAATGCTGTCTCCACAACTATTAAAGAAGTGCGGTCCATGACGGATATCATATCGGCTGAATCGATAGATGTACAAAACCTTGCATTGCAAACACTAACGGAAGCCCAATCGGCAAGCGCAGCAACAGAAGAACAGCTATCCGCAAATTCGGAGATATCTATGAACGCGCAGGCGTTAGCTATACTGGCGGAACGTCTTCTGAGGGATGTGAATCGATTTAAGATAGCTGAGTAG
- a CDS encoding putative holin-like toxin, with product MTTFEAIIVMISFSTLIVAVIALVLSQKK from the coding sequence GTGACTACATTCGAAGCAATAATCGTCATGATTAGTTTTTCTACTCTAATCGTAGCAGTGATTGCACTAGTATTGTCACAAAAGAAATAA
- a CDS encoding DUF3021 domain-containing protein: MKTFLTRSILGIFFGSFLALVTIMAVIHFGDKDMLDAAILSKNVIGTVFCGWFFTVTPLLFENEKLTLPMQTTLHFLSVTALYFIVAFVIGWIPFTMKGFLSMLGIFIGFYAIIWAAFYMYFRKQAEKLNEELREL; this comes from the coding sequence ATGAAGACGTTTTTGACAAGAAGCATATTAGGCATCTTTTTCGGCTCATTCCTCGCCCTCGTTACAATAATGGCGGTCATACATTTTGGCGATAAAGATATGTTGGATGCAGCCATATTATCTAAAAATGTGATAGGAACTGTATTCTGCGGCTGGTTCTTTACAGTGACACCATTGCTTTTTGAAAATGAGAAACTGACATTGCCAATGCAAACGACGTTGCATTTCCTCAGCGTCACTGCGCTATACTTCATAGTTGCGTTCGTCATCGGGTGGATTCCTTTTACGATGAAAGGATTCCTCAGCATGCTTGGTATTTTCATTGGGTTCTATGCAATCATTTGGGCCGCGTTTTACATGTATTTCAGAAAGCAAGCTGAGAAATTGAATGAGGAGCTGAGGGAGTTGTAA
- a CDS encoding LytTR family DNA-binding domain-containing protein — protein sequence MKVTLDIDSDYEETKVTIHCNEVDDSIKEILDFLKGKKTEFLVGKDGEMQHILKPDEIHYFHTEKEGVMAVTAVGSFSLKEKLYELEEILPSTKFIRLSKSVIANLHELSRFEASFNGTLVVHFKSGAKEYVSRTYVGGIKEALKMNRRKNG from the coding sequence ATGAAAGTTACCTTGGATATCGACAGCGATTATGAAGAGACAAAAGTAACCATCCATTGCAATGAAGTGGATGATTCGATAAAAGAGATCCTTGATTTTTTGAAGGGGAAGAAAACAGAGTTTCTCGTTGGGAAAGACGGTGAGATGCAGCATATTTTGAAGCCGGACGAAATTCATTATTTCCATACGGAGAAGGAGGGTGTCATGGCAGTGACGGCGGTAGGCTCCTTTTCTTTGAAGGAGAAGTTATATGAGCTTGAGGAAATACTTCCTTCTACAAAGTTCATCAGGCTGTCGAAATCGGTCATCGCCAATTTGCATGAACTAAGCCGATTTGAAGCCTCTTTTAATGGGACATTGGTAGTTCACTTCAAATCAGGTGCAAAGGAGTATGTGTCGCGGACATATGTGGGCGGCATTAAGGAAGCATTGAAGATGAACAGGAGGAAAAATGGATGA
- a CDS encoding HAD family hydrolase: MMKAIIFDFDGTLANTLPICYYAFQSVFKEYDNREITPNEIIGMFGPSEVGILRKNLLSTRKDEAIEYFYQQYSEFHMDLVKANQDIHKMISILKGMDIKLGIFTGKAKRSLDISLEKLDMEGLFDCVITGDDVCKPKPDPEGLVKALSLLKVDNSEAIFVGDSDADIIAGLQANVFTIGVQWLPEYQTAVFSEQPNLLMGSVAEFENYVKGEVK; encoded by the coding sequence ATAATGAAGGCAATTATATTTGATTTTGATGGGACATTGGCGAATACATTACCAATTTGTTATTACGCATTTCAAAGCGTCTTTAAGGAATACGATAATAGAGAAATTACGCCAAACGAGATTATAGGAATGTTTGGTCCTTCGGAAGTTGGCATTCTTAGAAAGAATCTATTAAGCACTCGTAAAGACGAGGCGATAGAATATTTCTACCAACAATACTCAGAGTTTCATATGGACTTAGTAAAAGCTAATCAAGACATACATAAAATGATTTCTATCCTAAAAGGGATGGATATAAAGTTGGGAATTTTCACAGGCAAGGCAAAAAGAAGCTTAGACATCTCCTTGGAAAAATTAGATATGGAAGGGTTGTTCGATTGTGTAATCACGGGCGATGATGTATGTAAGCCTAAACCCGATCCGGAAGGGCTTGTGAAAGCCTTATCGTTACTAAAAGTGGATAATTCTGAAGCGATTTTTGTTGGAGATAGTGATGCGGATATAATTGCTGGATTGCAAGCTAATGTATTTACAATTGGTGTACAGTGGCTCCCTGAATATCAAACTGCAGTATTTAGTGAACAACCAAATTTGCTGATGGGTAGCGTGGCGGAATTTGAGAATTATGTGAAGGGTGAAGTTAAATGA
- a CDS encoding ABC transporter permease, with protein MLATQLKYDLLMFSREIFYMVFTIIVPPVTYLFMGQLFGDTMYAGNLSYAETYTPSFILLITFGVVFFAFGFDQVMNRTTGVEKRINLSPVPKRTLLISNILRAIIITSFGYFLVFFIGMVAYDLSFHPINFIMAFITFMLFNAALLIISSAIYSLFTSMNGALVFSIVIFQIVMFTGGFTMPIDMMPKFVQVIAEFNPIYHMNQLFIAVWNGQFQWDSSTLLSIGFIISCVIVSLFILRFANKLRK; from the coding sequence ATGTTAGCGACTCAACTTAAGTACGATTTACTGATGTTCTCAAGGGAAATCTTTTATATGGTATTCACGATCATCGTTCCACCGGTTACGTATTTATTCATGGGCCAACTTTTCGGTGACACTATGTATGCAGGCAATCTTAGTTATGCTGAAACGTACACGCCTTCCTTCATCCTTCTTATTACATTCGGTGTCGTCTTTTTCGCATTCGGATTCGATCAGGTGATGAACCGGACAACTGGTGTCGAAAAGCGCATCAATTTATCACCTGTTCCAAAAAGGACATTGCTCATCTCAAATATTCTTAGAGCTATCATTATTACAAGCTTCGGCTATTTCTTAGTATTTTTCATTGGAATGGTTGCTTATGACCTTTCATTCCATCCAATTAATTTCATAATGGCGTTCATCACGTTCATGCTTTTCAATGCCGCCTTACTCATCATTTCTTCCGCTATCTATTCTTTATTCACAAGCATGAATGGCGCACTCGTTTTCTCCATCGTCATTTTTCAAATTGTCATGTTCACTGGCGGATTCACAATGCCAATCGATATGATGCCGAAATTCGTTCAGGTAATTGCAGAATTCAACCCAATCTACCATATGAATCAATTATTTATCGCCGTCTGGAACGGTCAATTTCAATGGGATAGCAGCACTCTGCTATCAATCGGATTTATTATCAGCTGCGTAATCGTATCACTTTTCATACTCCGTTTTGCAAATAAACTAAGAAAATAA
- a CDS encoding helix-turn-helix transcriptional regulator: MLDTRKIGSYISKLRKERDWTQMEMADRLNVSHQAVSKWERGESMPDLGTLMNIGQEFGVSVDELMNGGAGQDDTVYVHNLGRIMKGFSEERREEVAEMINTGEAEMDELIEVAPLLKASELAAVTEKVDKSLFNQDMILRLAPFVETETLDQLVLEAAQESVEIELIGKLAPFISNDALGKLLDKAVTDGVDFDAVVRLAPFVQRESLDRLALQAMEDGIGLDLIGKLAPFVSREALGKLLDKAVADNLDYDAVIKLAPFIGRERVDKLIERAVTEDLEWTFVVRLAPFCSRSMLNRLAEQVKEGELDSNRLISLAPFIDREVLSRIVDRMEMSKFEPEAIAGLAPFVDKGTLSKWIQRLLVK, translated from the coding sequence ATGTTGGATACACGAAAGATTGGAAGTTATATTTCAAAGCTACGGAAAGAGCGGGATTGGACGCAGATGGAGATGGCGGATCGGTTGAATGTGAGTCATCAGGCCGTTTCTAAATGGGAACGTGGAGAATCGATGCCAGATTTAGGGACATTGATGAACATCGGTCAGGAATTTGGAGTGTCGGTGGATGAGTTGATGAATGGGGGTGCCGGGCAGGATGATACGGTATACGTCCATAATCTTGGTCGGATCATGAAGGGGTTTTCTGAGGAGCGTCGGGAAGAAGTCGCAGAAATGATCAATACGGGCGAAGCGGAAATGGATGAATTAATTGAAGTAGCGCCTTTATTGAAAGCGAGTGAATTGGCCGCAGTGACGGAGAAGGTAGATAAAAGCCTGTTCAATCAAGATATGATTTTGAGGCTCGCTCCTTTTGTTGAAACAGAGACGTTGGATCAGCTTGTATTAGAGGCGGCTCAGGAAAGCGTAGAAATTGAGCTTATTGGGAAATTGGCTCCATTTATTAGTAATGACGCGTTAGGAAAATTGTTGGACAAGGCTGTTACGGACGGAGTGGATTTTGACGCCGTAGTTCGACTGGCGCCGTTTGTACAAAGGGAGTCATTGGATAGGCTTGCACTCCAGGCGATGGAGGATGGCATAGGTTTGGATTTGATTGGAAAACTGGCACCTTTTGTTAGTAGAGAAGCATTAGGGAAATTATTAGACAAGGCAGTTGCGGATAACCTGGATTATGATGCAGTTATCAAGCTTGCTCCGTTTATTGGAAGAGAACGTGTAGATAAATTGATTGAACGGGCTGTAACTGAGGATTTGGAATGGACATTTGTCGTTAGATTGGCTCCGTTTTGCAGCCGTTCAATGTTGAATCGATTGGCGGAACAAGTGAAAGAGGGGGAATTGGATTCAAATCGCCTAATATCCCTTGCGCCTTTCATCGACAGGGAGGTTTTGAGCAGGATTGTGGATCGGATGGAAATGAGCAAGTTTGAGCCGGAAGCAATTGCGGGATTAGCGCCGTTTGTAGATAAAGGGACGTTAAGCAAATGGATTCAAAGATTATTGGTGAAATGA